The region TTCTACTGTAAGAACACTATAAACCTCTAATTAAAGCAAGTCTCAAATGAAATtgtaatgataatattttatcattaccTTTGAGTCTACCTCTCACAGGCTCAAGAATCCCATTCTACAAGCATTACAAAATGAAAACAATTCAATAACAGCTTTCCTGACTGGATTTATCAGACATCTTCTAATGTAAAATGTTTCCCTCtgcattttaatttgtttaatttccaaaatgaagaaaagtaaacaaaaattagtAAATAACCTAAGTTGATGTATTGTAACCGCTTCCAATACTTCCATGACCTTGGTGTAACAAGGTATAGACCTTGGAACAAAATAATAATGGAGAGACAATATCAACAACAGAAAATAAGCATGCAACAAAGACAGCCTATTTATTTGAAAGCATTCcatatctttaaaaataaatgcaaGGTTTAGCAAGGCATATATATTAAGATAAATAGACAAATCTCAACAAAACTTGATATAATAGAAAGAACTGttatttcttatctttatttgataaacttgtTATACTTTGCCAAATGGCTGGACCTTCAGGATGCACATTCACAAAGTATTTTACAAACCGTTTTTCATTAGATGAAACTATGCTACTCAAGTTTAACTCAGGATTTATTGCATTCCTCGTCTTCAACCACTCATACATTGAAAATCTTGCAGTAATTTTGTCCAAATCATGGCAAAAGTATGTCGGGTATCCCAAAAGACATTCTATTGGGTAACCTAAAACATTTATTAAGAAATCAATCTTCTTTTGAATTAAAGTTCTCTTCAGATTTAGAATCACAGGAACTCGCTTTATCATTTCAACCACTCTGTTATAATCCAAACCAGCTTCTACCAGGCAATCGAATCTCTCTTGTAACTGATCACCTCTCCCTTTAAACACCTTCACCGCTTCTTCCATCTCCTCAGAGTTCTCAAGATACCCCAATTTCAACAAGAAAGTTGTTTTCTCCAAATAACAACGCGGGTCATCATAGTAGTCCCTTCTAGTCCCCTTCTGTTCCGGTTTTGAAGCCAATCTAATAAACTCTAGTGGATCATCCTTTATGATTTGGCATAATTCAGCTTTTCCGATTCCTAACTCCTTGCAAACAGTTTTATGACCTTTTATATGTTTGCTCAGAACATGCATGTACTTAGACAACTCTAACTTAAACCCTATAACAACTCACTTCACTTGATtgtaacaaaaacataaatgaaaatacaaaattagTCACCTAATagcaatttaaacaaatatatacactATTAAGTAACATGAACAGATAATGCAACAGAGATTGGTTCAGAGATTGTAAACATGAACAACAACCAAGTAACAGAGATTGGTTCAGCAGTAAACAGAGATTGAACATGAACAACAACCTAATATCCTAATTAACAGAAAACTGCAACTAACTGCCATAACAGAAAACTGCAACTAACTTTTCTAAAGCTATGAGCAACTCTAACTTAAACCCTATAACAACTCACTTCACTTGATTGTAACAAAAACAGCAAGTAATTCAATATCAGATAGCAGTGAAAAATCACAATACACGTTGCATTCATCTTCCATTAATGAAACATAGTTTGAATATGGAAGAATCAGATAGCAGCTAGTAAACGTAATAATCAAAACAACCTCAAATTcagattttctaaaaaatatatgatggaGATCGAGATGGAACAAGAACTAACACATGCTAGAAATCAACAGTTAAACATGAACACAGTACCTaactatcctaattgaacatgaacagcaatcaagttagggttttcaatacaaattggggctttttcagtaagacttgatttcagtaaaaattgatttcagaaaatgaaaagatattaaAGGAAGATAACTTACCTTAAGAGATAGCGATCATCACGGCGGAGCGAAGCAGGGATGCGGagggttcggacaagaagaaggagCGAAGCGAAGCAGCTCGAACTTGGGATGCGGAGGAACGAGACGggctttgggatgcggaggaaCGAGACGGActttgggatgcggaggagCTTAGGGCTCATAcgattcggacaagaagaagggagggAAGAAGGGCTCTCATTCGATTCGTACAAGAACAAGGGagattcggacaagaagaagggagggAAGAAGGGCTCTCATTCGATTCGTACAAGAACAAGGGagattcggacaagaagaagggagggAAGAAGGGCTCTCATTCGATTcgtaaaaattgatttcagaaGTAGGGTTCGGACAATTGATTTCAGTAAAAATTAAAGGAAGATAACTTACCTTAAGAGATAGCGATCATCAAGGCGGAGCGAAGCAGGGATGCGGagggttcggacaagaagaagggaagaagggctttgggatgcggaggagCGAGCGAAGCAGCTCGACGGAGAAGGACTTTGGGATGCTGATGAGCGAAGCAGCTCGAACGAGAAACCCAGCTCCCTAACCTAATGCGGCACcgggttcggacaagaagaagggaagaAGGGCTTAGGGCTCATACAATTTCTGGGTATTGGTTTACCTTATCGAAAGAGAAAGTTGATACCTTTAAGAAATGGGGTTGGTCTGATCAAGATGAAGGCAGCCTCATTCTAtgttaacatccatttgataaaattaatttagtg is a window of Cicer arietinum cultivar CDC Frontier isolate Library 1 unplaced genomic scaffold, Cicar.CDCFrontier_v2.0 Ca_scaffold_3597_v2.0, whole genome shotgun sequence DNA encoding:
- the LOC105851478 gene encoding transcription termination factor MTEF18, mitochondrial-like, which produces MHVLSKHIKGHKTVCKELGIGKAELCQIIKDDPLEFIRLASKPEQKGTRRDYYDDPRCYLEKTTFLLKLGYLENSEEMEEAVKVFKGRGDQLQERFDCLVEAGLDYNRVVEMIKRVPVILNLKRTLIQKKIDFLINVLGYPIECLLGYPTYFCHDLDKITARFSMYEWLKTRNAINPELNLSSIVSSNEKRFVKYFVNVHPEGPAIWQSITSLSNKDKK